The DNA sequence tgtgtgtgtgtgtgtgtgtgtgtgtgtgtatagacacttttcaaaaataaGTTCTCTCTTGAAAGGATGGGGAAGAGGCAAGAAGAAATAAGCCCACAAAATCCATTCTCAAGCTCTAAGATATTGCTAGACGGTTATTTTGAGCATCACAATCCTACCTAgtttacacttttttcttttttcttagcccCCAGGATTTGCTCTTGGCCACTTTGGGGATGCAGAAGAGAGGCCCACAGGAAACCTAAGTCAAGGCCCCTTTGTTGCTTTTGAAAAAGTAGAGGTTAAAGGAAAATGCccaccttaaaaaataaacaaaacaaaaaaacactcaaGTGGCCAACTGCAGGATGAGGGGCTACTTCATGTTCAGTTCTGAATCAacactgaaattattttcatcttgGGTTGACTGGGAAAATCTAGGTCCTGCCTAAAAATGTGATGCATTTTGAATCACTAAACTAGCATTAGGTGTGTGACTACAGAAAGGAGCCAGCAGTTGCTATCAGCACCTTGAAGAATTCAAGATCTCTGCTTAGCAAAAGAGAACCAAAATAAAGACACCCTGGGTGCTCGGCCCACCATTCAAAGCCAACAGGGGATGGAAAGCTATGTTTTCAGGATGTTACAGaagcacacatatatattttctcactgaatgaaattaaattagactGCGTACTCTTATTTTTCCCACTTGCACTATGATGGTATCAATAAGAGTGCAGTttagattttttagttttttaaaatcaactttcaCATAAAAATATGCATGTGCCTATATTTATACACGTCTATATTTACGTACAATTGTCAAAGTCTTAAAGGCTGGGGTTTATATCTTTGCCCATCCCCTCCCAACCCCAAATCCCTACTAGAAAGGTTTTCATCTtgcttaaaaagacaaaacaactaAAAAGACTATAGCTCTTAGCAGTCAGGCTGGTGGATCAGTGAATGAGAGAGGATAGACTGGCAAACCAGGGCTGCTGGTCAGCAGCGGGGGCGGAGGATGGGGTCAGGGGATTAGCTGCCTTGGGCTGAGTTTGCTGGTCCTGAAGATTACAGTTTTGGTTAGAGAGAGAAGCCTGTCTAGCATGCTGACTCGGTCTACCTCGAGCTTTGAAAGTAATGTCTAACCCTGCTGTCAGTTTATCACAAGTGCATTAAAAATATAGAGATCTATCAAGTTCCACATTTATATGCAATCAAATTGAAAAGGACCAGACAAACAGTGCAAAGGTCAAATAATTACTGTTTTATATTGGGACAGTACATTTCAGATTTCAACCAAAAGACAAAAATGCAGTTTAACTCAAAGGCACAACAAttgaaacacagaaaataatgGCATCTCTTGGATGccttatttctaaattaaacaaAGAAGTACACAAATTTtgttcccttccctcccccagtGCAAGCCCACAAGCTTTTTCCAAAGTCTTGAGCTTTCGATGCTGTCCCGCATCGTGGACTTGTGAGGCGCTTGGATGTAGCAATGAAACAAAATGCTTGAGAGGTCTAGTGAATGGCATTCAAAAGGGACCTCAAAGTGCAGACATATCTTTTTCAAACATGTTACAGGCTGAGCTGGCTCTGTGAACACCATCACTCTGCTTAAAATCCAGGAAGCAggctttaaaaatgcaaaaggcATACAAGTTGTATTTCAGTGCAAATCTTTAGCTGGTTGTTGGAAAAgattccaaaaattaaaaaaaaaaaaaaatcctttgtgtcacctgcccctccccccagccaaagctgaaatgaagaaaaaacaaagacagaagaaTTACAGATGACTTTGGAATCATTTAAGAATCCACTACTTCCAAttagaacatttagaaaaatacattaaagaatcattttttaaaacacataaaagtaaTCTTGCTTTTTGAGATTGCTCTTCGGGCATAGAATGAGCTTCCGTGGGGAGTGCGTTTGAACTTTGACCTTAGCTGTGTGCGAGGTGCAGACGCTGGGGGAGCTTCAGGCTGTGGTGTGCGAGTGACCACAGGCCAGCAGGCGCGCGGGGGGGGGGTGGCTGCCCGCTGCCGAGTCAGCCATTGAGCCCTTAGGTCGCAGTGCGTCCATGGATTTTAGGAATGTTCTCATCACTTCGTGACACACTCTGCTTCAGCATCACAGATTTTACAAATGGTTCAAATTCAATGAAAAAGATTCGCCAGAGGCTGAAAACATCAAGACCTCAAAAATATGAATGCAAAAATATTCAGGGGAATGAACTAATTTTGTAGATACCTACATACAAAGTTTCTAGAACATCTATAAAAGCACAAAGTCataagaatttttttccattacattagtttatataaaatgaataaatagtatttatagatttaatgtgtcttatgtacatatacatgtgctCTGTTTTAGCTTAAATAAAAATGCTACAAAGTTGGAGACCACTTAAGGGAGAAAtcataaccaaaaagaaaaatcgGCCTTTTAAACTATCAACCCAAAAGCCTCCATAAAGAAGTTTCTGGGTGTGTCCAAAAATAATCAATAAGGAGAGGAGTTCTAGTAACGGTGTACCATCCTCTCCTGTTCACCTGCAACAGAGTAGAAACGTGGACTTTTTCTTTCACTGATAATGGCTACTAGCGCTGCTAGTGCCACAGCTCAGTTATTGCTGAAAGTTCAATAGGAAAATAGATTATAATTGGACCAAATGTCActtatttggggggaaaaaaaggataatCACTTTGTGTTAAGTGGGAAATGGAGATCTCATTTATCTctgaggtaggaaaaaaaaatgttccagaGACAAGTAGCATTAACAAAGTTGGAGGGGAGAATGTGCCTCGAGATAGCAGAACACAACGAGGTCCCAAGAACATCGCACAAAAATAGATTGTACCGTTTTGTTTGTGAGAACAAACAATTTGGAACTTTGATGAGCTGTGCAACCCCAAAGACACACTATCAAGGTGTCCATTTTAAAGTGAGAAATACTGCTCCCATCCACACGCGGTGCGTCGGGGGAATGAGCATGCGCAGTGTGAAGGGCGTGTTTTCTAGAGGTATTCCTGACTTCCTCACTGGTGGTGAGGTCCATGGTTAAGTGCTCTTAAATGCCGCTTTCAAAGCTTACTTTGGAGTTCTGAGATCAGGATCTCAATTTCAAAAGTTTGTTTCCTTCAGTTTCCTAAGTACAAGACACACTTGGACGTTCCTCCTAGGCAAGTAACATAGTAAGCCAGAAAACTGGAAGAAAGGTCTGGGAGAGGACACGAGGAGAGCAAAGAGGGGGACTGCTGAGATGTGGACATTGCTTACTCGGTCTAAGAATTCTTGGATGCTTCAAATTGATTGGAATGTATAGTCTCTCAGAGACAAATTTTTATGGCGAGTAAAAGAGAAGCTAGTGGATGCAATCAGAAACCCACAATCCTAAGCACTTCCTTGAAAACAGTTACAAAGCTGATTTTGGTCAAGGTGGGACACTGAAGTTTACGTGCAAGGGAGTTGTGGGCAGGTCCAATACGTTACCTAATCAGAACCAACAGGGAGAACCTTCAAGGAGGCAGCCGCAGTGCCCATTCTCTTAGAGACCAAGACATGCCTTGTGACTGTCCTGCAGCTTTATTCTCTTGATGCTGGCGCTGGAATAGCCCTCGTCACTGCCGAGGCTCTGCATGCTGCCCCGCTCGTCAGAGTCGCTCACGCTGCTGCTGCTCCAGTCCAGATCACCCGTGAGATAGTCCGTGCTCTCCACGTCAACGTCGATTTCTTCTGCAGGGAGGACAAGAGAGAAGAACACTGATGGAAGCGCTCTGCAGAAAactcaggtgcagtggctcatgcctgtaatcccagcactttgggaggttgaggcgggtggatcacttgaggttaggagtttgagaccagctgggccaacacagtgaaaccccgtttctactaatacaaaaatttggccgggcgtgatggctcacgcctgtaatcccagcactttgggaggccaaggtgggtggattacttgaggtcatgagtttgagaccagcctggccaacatggtgaaacctcatctctacaaaaatacaaaaattagccaggcattgtggtgtgtgcctgtaatcccagctgcttgggaggctgaggcagtggaatcacttgaacccgggaggcagaggttgcagtgagccaagatcacaccactgcattccagcctgggtgacagagcaagattctgcctcaaaacaaaacaaaacaaactcaggCTGAAAACCAACCCCAATCAAACCCTTCTGTGGGTTGTCACCTAACTGTTAGCAGGGAGGAGGAACCTGTCACTGCAGGTCACACTATTCGACTTCTCTACATCATACCCAATGTCTTAGTTCTTCCTACACTCTGCCTCCTGTCTGCAGCACTGAACCCCTGCTCTGGAAGTGGGAGAGGACAAGGGAGACAGGAGGAGAGTGAGAGGGGCTCACCCCTGTCGGAGTCGGAGCGCTCCGAGGAGACGGTGGAGCCAATGCTGTCCATCCGGATCCTCTCAATGCCCAGTTTCTCCAGCTGCCTCTTCAGGTGTCGCTGCTCTCGCTGAAGCTGGTCTATTTGGTGAACGGCTTTTCTGTCACAATCTTCAAGTTTCTGCAAGTCAAAGGGGTAGTTGTTGGGCCCCACAGGGAGATTTCTAAATGGTCAATGCCCCCCGCGTCTTCCTTTCTAGCAGTAGAATGCGCCAAACTTCCTCAGACGCCTTCTGGTGCCACTCGTCAAGCTTCTCCCTGAGACAGAAGTCGACTGGCCAGTGACTCCTGGCTTCGTCTGACTCTTCAGCATCGCCAGTGCTGGGGGTACTTGTCCTGTCACAGGGATTCAGGGGAGAgctctcacatggtggcagcctGGTAGCCCTCAGTTTTAGTATCAAAAAGACTGCAGGCAGCAGCCCCCAACCTGATCTCCCTTGTTTGCAGCGATCCCCTGAACACCTGATCTCTGAACTAGAAAACTGCACGTGACGGGAGCTTAAGAAACATGCTTCCATTTAAAACTATGTTTATTCAAGTACATGTCCCAATTACATAAGCACTTTTTTGTGTCATGCCAAATCTCAATTAACTTCTGTTTGTTAGCAGGAAATAATAGTCCCTTTTGATGTCCTGATTCTAATTTGTCCAACAGAAGAGTTTAGAAAACACATTTCCATATAATACTCATTTTTACAAATCTGCCCCCTAGCTTCTCATATTCTTCAGATAATTAAGAAGATTGTTTAATTGTAGCTGTTTTGCTTTAAATAGAGGTTTTCTCCCAGAATTGTCATGAATGTAGGCTACTAACCATAATTAAAGTAACATTTGTCCAACTATAATATGATTATACGAACATGCTAAACAGGGATTTTGGCTCTGCAGACTTTGAATCCAACTCCCCTTACCCTTTGCTATTCAGGCAGCATAGAGAGTGTCAACTCTGTGCCCAACACCCTGGGAGGTGCTGGGGCTGCGAGGTGAACACAAAGACCCAGTCCCCTGCCTCGTGGAGCATATAGTCTAAGGACTGAGACAACCCAGTGGTCACACAAACCACTGTCAAATGTCAGTTATGACAGGGCTAAGAGATACCCAGTGCCTGGACCACCTGTCACAGGAAGGAGGTCACTGAGTCGGGAAAGTCAGCGAAGGATTCTCTGAGCTAGAGAGACTTGCACTGTGATCTGAAGAATAAGTAGAAGGGAACAGCATGGACAAAGGCCCTAAAGTAAGACAATATGACAGTGCCAGGGACTGGAAGAAGAGCTGGAGAAAGGGGACTTGGGGAACAAGATGGTGCTGCAGAGGCAGGTGAGGACCAGGCAAGGCAGAGCCTGGGGCAGGCCAGGTGATAGAGCTTGTCCTGAGCCACAGAAGAATTTTAAACAAGGTCGCATGTTGATTTGCACCTTGAAAGGACTGTTCTCAGGAAGTATGGAAAGCAGAcgggagggacccagagggatACAAGGAGACCTCTGAGGATTTTATTGCAGTAGACAGTGGGGATGAAGATGGAAGTAGACCAGGTTGTAAAATATTTAGGCCTTGGAGATGGCCTAGATATATACGGTTAAGGAGCAGGAGCTATCAAGGACTCCTGAGTTTCGGGCTTGTACAACTGGATGGAGAGTTGGATGGACCATTTAACCTCTGGTGCATGGGAGTGAGAAACACTCAGCTAGGTTTTTAATAGGTTGCATTTGAGGTACCTGTGATTCATCCAATAGCCAGACTGGAGGAGTTCTGGGGAGAGGACTGTCCTGGAGATATAACAACAGACAAACCCTCACTGAACAGGTAAGGATAAAGCAGCATCCCAACAATACACTTACCTTTATGTGCAATTTGGCTTTTGTTAATAAACTCAACGTAGTGTGTCGACTTGATTCGGGTCCAAGTGGCACCAGCCCCTTCAGCTTCTCCAGGCACAAGCGAAGATGAGCCCGTCTATGAAAACAAGACCATGGCAGCATTTGAGATTTCACAGTGGGCCAGAAGCACCCCAGGCAGAATGAGTTCTAAAAGAGTGTGAAGTTGCCCAGCCCTTGCTATGGCAAATGCTACCAATGACCTCTTGCtgaataaacatattttgaaCCAGACAATTCTGGTGAAAACCAATGAGAAGCAAAATCCAAGGTTTTCAAAGCTAAGTCTGTTGATAATACAAGCGTTGGGGTAGGGAATAATATCTGCTATTATATGGTCATTCACATATGTAAATACTATATACAGCAATGATCCCTGATTCACGATGGTtcaatttacaattttttaaaatttataatgagTTTATTGAAGTATTAAATGCATATTAGACTTgggatgttttttatttatgatgGGCTTTTTGAgacataaccccatcataagtcaaggagcataTATATCTGTGGCGTTATTTGTtgaagctttatttgtaatagcaaagattgaaacaacccaaatgaccaGCCAGGAGGGaactgttaaataaattatgctacatccacaccatggagtactatgtagctatcaaaaagaatgagaatgtGCTTTATGTCCTATTAGGAAAGATTTTCCAGATATATTGTGAAGTGGAGAAAAGCAAGATTCCAAACTGTAAGTATACCATACTGTCTTAAAGGCGGAGGAAAACAAGAATCTATATTCATGTTTTCTTGTATGTAGACAAACTCTGGAACGACACATAAGAAACTGGCTAGGCAGGGAGAAGGCAAGGAACAGTCAGACAGAGATAAGGAAGGAAGCGAGGGGGGTTTTTACTGAgtcattttttatactttttgttctTGGAGTATGTCAGACCGATGCAACGGCACGGAGTGGGAGAGGGAAAAGAGCTAGATGAAGAAGCAGACATGGCAACTGACTGAAGAGAGAGCACAAGAGTTGCTCCAATTTAGAAATTTACATTTCCTTGAAATAGTTTGTGCTTTATTCTAGAACCTGGAAGATTCTGTGAATGTAAGAAACAGCTGAGATTTGGGGTTTTTGCTTAAGCTTACCACCTCCTTAAAGCCTTCCCAAGCCATCCTAGCTCACAGTGATTCCTCtattttctcagcaccacttgTTTATACTATTCACTGGGAAGTTCACTGTACTGCCTGAATTGTTTTGTAATTGTTACTTAACGATTCACTGCAGTCTCCTTAGAAAGTCAGGACTGCAGCTTAATCATTGCTGTGCTGCCACAGTGCCTCAAACACATACGTGCTTAATAAGTGTTTGCTGAATGGATTATGTCATCTATTCAACCAGACTTTAAGCTTCTAGAGGACAGAGTCCATCTCTACTGCATCTTTGCACCTTCAGCAGTGCTCAGAGTCTTCAGGTTTTAGATAACATTCATTGCCCACACACAACCTACTTGGAGCAGAGCTTCCTGGAGTCTAGGAGGCTGCCCTCCAGCTGAATTGGGAAACAATGCAATGCCTTATAGGTTTGCCGTTTTTCCTCTTAAGAATTGTACTGGTATAGCAAAAGTTGAAATGTAgaccaaaaaaaggaaatggcTTCAGAAAGCTATAGGACAGGTGAATATGCATGATATTAATGTAAGAAGTCAATTCACACTCTCTAGGGAGACTTCAGGATGTTCCCCCAAGGCAGGTCTAGTAAGCGAGGCATCAGACTTCCTTCCTTCtgagcctcctgcctcctctAGGTCATGAGGAAGTAGCCTGAACTCTCCAAGGGCACTCTAAGGTTTGGCAAGCTTGGGGAGTACAGCATTCCTTTCTGAGCTAGGAAGAGGTAATGGGACACGGGTTTTACTATTTTGTAAGTCTTTCACTTGTTCTGAAAACCTGTCCATGTGGCAGAGTCATAGCAAAGACTCACCTTACAGGTTTGCTCCTCCCACTACTGCAACGAGTGGGGacggggaggggaagggaagaaaacttGTATGTAAAACATACTTGTTAATCTTGGATAATATTCTTCAACAAGAGCCATGAAAATAGATGTTATTAGAAACACTATGAGAAagtataatttatacatttataaatttgtCTTATTTCTTGTCATAAAACTTAtagactaattttctttttctttttctatttttgagacggagttctcgctattgttgcccaggctggagtacagtggcgtgatctcagctcacggcaacctctgcctcccaggctcaacagattctcctgcctcagcctcctgagtagctgggattacaggtgccggccaccacgtccggctaatttttgtatttttagtagagatggggtttcaccatgttggccaggctggtgttgaactcctggcctcaagcgatccacctgcctcagcctcccaaagtgctgggattacaggtgtgagctaatTTTCGAATTAgaagaaaaagttcaaaaattaaaattatatttggatatttttcaGTCAGCTTGTTATTTGCAAAGACTGCATGATTCAGTCTGCATGATTGTCATATTAGTACTTTTATGATGTTGGTTTATATGCAGATATGAGTGTGTGAATTTTTTTAGGAAGTTTGTCCactgataaaaatataataaagtcaTCTTTTGAAGCATTGTCATTTCTAGCCTTATAGGAGTCTTGCCCAGAAAGTGCAATTTTCACTACCTAAATGTGGGTTTCCAAAGAACACTCCTAGTTGTGAAACTAGAAATAAGCCATTTGACTAATTCCAGCTGAGGCTCATACTTGTTCATTCAGTGTTTTCTGGCCTAGTTCTACAAAAATAGGACCAGAATTCTTTCTGGATTTTTGCAGAGACCCAAAGCCAACTCTGTCTTTGGCAGGGTCTGCCTTGGCCTTCTCTGGCACCTCACAGCTGCAGCCTGATGGCTGCCCCCTGCCCACATGCCACTGCCTGCAGCCATCCCCACACTGGTGCCCGGGCCAACCACAGGAGAGCAATGAAATATATTAAGTAGACTCAGTTCCATCATATAGTAGTGAAATCCAATCTCTCaaccaaaaaaagcaaacagaccCCTCTGTTATGTACAGCTCCTACACCAAGGCTCTCcaaccctgacacacacacagacacataaacagacacacatacacacacacaaactcctgGGATCTAGAATCCCTCTGCCAGCCCTGAGTACCCACGGAGCTCCCAGATCCAAAACAAGCAGAACCACCACCCATCTCAGCATTGTCTTCTCAGTTCTGACTACTTCCCTGCCCTGCTGTCCCATTTTAAACCAGGTCAAACTCCCGTTTGGGGAACTAGCAGGGGTTTTGCCATATATCCTCAACAGGAAGCCACCTGACACCTCAATCTGACCCCTGCAGTTGGCTCTCTTCCCATCACATCTTCTTCAGACAGTcttcgctctgttgccaagagCTACCTCCCAGCTTCCTGGCTGCCTCTTCCTTTAGCACTGATCCACACTGCTTTGTACTTAGGTCATGAACTTTAACAAACTTCACCTTCTGACTCTTCAGAAATATAACTTTAATTATTCTGAATAGGCTGATATACCTTTGGTCTACAGCGGCATAAAGAAACCAATCTTTGAACTATAATAAGTCATGCTCCCAAGCAAGTATGGCCTATAACTAGTAATAACGAATTTAGGTACAACTATAGATTCTCTTCAGTAAGTTTTAAGTATCccaaattttattgatttttattttaaatttttagaaaatattctgaCTCTTTCAGTCACTATGCAACCAAACATTAATGTAGTGATTAAGAGTAAATGCCTggagaaatgtggtacatatacataatggagcaatattcagccataaaaagaatgggatcctgtcatttgcaacaacatggctggaattggagatcattaggttaagtgaaataagccaggcacagaaagacaaacattgcttattctcacttatttgttggatgtaaaaatcaaagcaattgaaCTCACAGACATAGAGAGTAGGagggttaccagaggctgggaaaggtggtgggggtggggaggagatggggatggttaatgggtttaaaaaaaaatagcttgaaagaatgaataacacctagtatttgatagcacaacagggtaactatagtcaaaataatttaattgtatatttttaaataactggaaGAGTAGAACTGGatggtttgtaacacaaaggataaatgcttgaggggatgaacACCACATTTTACGTGATGTggttattatgcattgcatgcctgtatcaaacacctcatgcaccccataaatatacacacctaccacatggccacaaaaattaaaaattagtattaaaaaaacagtaaatgtttgagatcctggctctgccacttactccctgtgtgaccttgagcaaattacttaactctgtgtagcctcagtttccttattagTAGAAAGAGGGTGACAAGTGCCTCCCTGGGAGGGCTGCCATGGGTACTGACTGAGACAAGGTATGGAAGCCCCTGGGTCAGGGTCTGACAGGGAGTACTCTGTATGTGGTAGCAGTTATCCTTTCAATCCTAGCTTCCTCTGTAGAAGGAGATTTACTGTGAGCAAACACAGATAATAATGGCCCTATAATATTCCTTTTACAATCAATAGGAACTAAAAAATGTCTCACTAGGCAGACAGAGGCTAACTGGCAAAATCCATTTTTCTGAATGCTTCCTTAAAGAAAATGGACATCTTttgtcattaaaataattaatggaaAATCTAATCCATTTTCTGTGGAAACACAGAAAATGCTTATGCTAAAGGTACTATTTCTTTACATTTACAAAATTAGCAAGGGTTTTATAAAGCCAATGAATGCAAAATAAAAGATTCCTTTATTTCCTATTCACATCATGGAGAGGCAGGGGTAGAAAGGATTCCACGGTTGGGAGAGAGGCAGCTGCCTCACTTCTGCTTGCTGCAGGAGCAAGCATTCTGAAGAGCCTGGGCCTGCCTCCTTGACCTCTACTgcaagggccaaaggaaaataaaaatagaggcaAATACTTATTGACTTGCGAAGCCCAAGCACACAGATCTTAAAATATCTCACGTGCAATAGCAAGAAGAAAGTATAACATACTGGGGAGCAAATTTAAAACAGATTGGGAAGGATCTATGGgaagaaaactgtaaaactttctGTCGAAAGACAAAGAATATTtgagtaaatgaaaaaaatagcagATTCCTGGATATGAACCCTCCAAACAAAAAATGTCAATGTTCCTCAAGTTTGTTTACAAATTTAACACAATTCCAAGAAAAAAACTCCCAACAGTGTTCTTTTTAATGCTGGGACTACACTTCATCTAGAAGAATAGATGTGTGAGACACTGccaaaatttttgaaaaagaagaataatgaGGAGGAATGTGCTGTACCAGATATTAAATTGTATTATAAAGcttcaataattaaaaacagTGTAGTACTAATACAGGAATAGGCAGACAAATCAAGTGAACAGGATAGAAATCCCCAGAAACAGACCTAAGAATAGATAGGAATTTAGCACATAAAGGAGATAATGCCACAAATCCTTGGGGAAAGAATGGATTACTCAGAAAATGGCAAGAGAGTGAGGAGGTTaacatcaaaataaattccaaacagattaaagatttaaatataaaatatattcagataccACATATTTCTGTTGTTAGTCTTCCTTAACTCTTGCCAGCCATGAATTACGGAAAGTAAACATCCAAGTGAAGGAAGTTATTAATGAAGAAAGTGCCGAGCTGTTTGAGGCACCAGCTCCTACCAGAGCTTTGGCACTGATAGAAGGCACCTGGGCTAACCTGCGTGTCTCAGACAATTCTGACGGTAGCTCTTCACAGACCATGCTTCCTTGATTCTATCTATGAATCTCTCTCAGGCTAGTAGATCTGCAAATTGGGGAATAGATTTAACAGAGTAGGATTATTAGGCAGATGGTGCTATCTGTAGATAGTGTCTCCTGCACTTAATATACTATCCTTAAAGTTCTTTCTGACTTGGATGTAATCAAGACCAGAAGTTACCAAATGAGGGgtatgtgggtatgtgtgtgtgtgtttgagggaAGCACTGTTATCTGTGATTACTTCTCTTCATTGAAAGTGTAACaggctgggccgggcgcagtggctcatgcctgtaatcccatcactttgggaggccgaggtgggtggatcacttgaggccaggggttcgagaccagcctgggtaacatggcaaaaccccatttctactaacaatacaaaaattagccaggtgtggtggtgcacatctgtaatcccagctacttaggacgttgaggtacaagaatcgtttgaacctgggaggcagaggttgcagtgagctgagattgtgctactgcactccagcctggcgacagagcaaga is a window from the Macaca mulatta isolate MMU2019108-1 chromosome 13, T2T-MMU8v2.0, whole genome shotgun sequence genome containing:
- the MXD1 gene encoding max dimerization protein 1 gives rise to the protein MAAAVRMNIQMLLEAADYLERREREAEHGYASMLPYNNKDRDALKRRNKSKKNNSSSRSTHNEMEKNRRAHLRLCLEKLKGLVPLGPESSRHTTLSLLTKAKLHIKKLEDCDRKAVHQIDQLQREQRHLKRQLEKLGIERIRMDSIGSTVSSERSDSDREEIDVDVESTDYLTGDLDWSSSSVSDSDERGSMQSLGSDEGYSSASIKRIKLQDSHKACLGL